The Brassica napus cultivar Da-Ae chromosome C7, Da-Ae, whole genome shotgun sequence genome has a segment encoding these proteins:
- the LOC106389648 gene encoding interferon-related developmental regulator 1 isoform X1: MGKKTQRKNARMDLLDSDDDTSSISSSSTMQSERPGMDEVQVHKDVMLDQSLDALYEQRSSTREQALASILNAFNSDLQHEFVEKKFATLLHQCLHCIKKGSIKETSLASHVIGLLALTVGLGDQAQEILEESVTPLSQALKSGREALKITSTLECLAVITFVGGANPEQTERSMQIIWQMIHPKLGSNVVATKPSPAVITTLVSSWAFLLTTVDRWTLGPKLWQEIVTYLSSLLEKDDRSVRIAAGEALALIFELRTLEKFAAEAKGSTANGSVKEGSVSQEALMNMHGVKSKVTNQVRDLAAEAGGKGSAKKDLNTQRSLFKDLVEFLENGVAPETSTKVGGDSLQTSTWYQMIQLNFLKHFLGGGFIKHMQENEFLHDVFSFTPKKIGGHSTMSSEEKVVCLLDLVPFIISGSHCIICFYLWQRLFKSPNSALNKARTLFLNKQRMLAKNMNDGHYAAMVENE; the protein is encoded by the exons ATGGGCAAAA AAACTCAGCGTAAGAACGCTCGGATGGATTTGCTTGATAGTGATGATGATACGAGTAGTATAAGCTCTTCCTCCACCATGCAATCTGAGCGACCCGGCATGGATGAAGTTCAGGTTCACAAAGATGTTATGTTGGATCAATCCCTTGATGCTCTCTATGAGCAAAG GAGTTCAACGAGAGAGCAAGCTTTGGCCTCCATTTTGAACGCATTCAACAGCGACTTGCAGCATGAGTTTGTCGAAAAGAA atttgcCACTTTGTTGCATCAGTGTTTACACTGCATCAAGAAAGGGTCCATTAAGGAGACCTCGTTAGCATCACATGTTATTG GGTTGCTAGCATTGACTGTTGGACTCGGGGATCAAGCACAAGAGATTCTGGAAGAATCTGTCACACCTCTTTCTCAGGCCCTTAAATCGGGCCGTGAAGCCTTGAAAATAACCTCG ACTCTTGAGTGTTTAGCAGTCATAACCTTTGTTGGCGGGGCCAATCCAGAGCAAACCGAGAGATCTATGCAGATTATATGGCAAATGATTCACCCCAAACTGGGTTCTAAT GTTGTTGCAACAAAACCTTCACCTGCTGTGATAACTACTCTTGTCTCTTCCTGGGCGTTTTTGCTCACAACAGTTGATCGATGGACTCTAGGTCCCAAACTTTGGCAAGA GATCGTAACTTATCTCTCCTCACTGTTGGAGAAGGATGACCGATCTGTACGTATAGCTGCTGGTGAAGCGCTTGCTCTTATATTTGAGTTGCGAACTCTAGAGAAGTTTGCTGCGGAAGCCAAAGGGTCTACTGCTAATGGATCAGTGAAAGAAGGAAGCGTGTCTCAGGAGGCATTGATGAACATGCATGGTGTGAAATCTAAAGTCACTAACCAAGTTAGAGACCTCGCTGCGGAAGCAGGTGGTAAAGGTTCTGCCAAGAAAGATCTCAACACGCAACGAAGTTTGTTCAAAGATCTCGTTGAGTTTCTTGAG AATGGAGTCGCACCTGAAACCTCTACAAAGGTTGGTGGGGACTCTTTACAGACGTCAACGTGGTATCAGATGATACAG TTGAATTTTTTGAAGCATTTCCTTGGGGGTGGCTTTATCAAGCATATGCag GAGAATGAGTTCCTACATGATGTATTTAGTTTCACTCCAAAGAAAATTGGTGGACATTCCACTATGTCTAGTGAAGAAAAGGTTGTTTGTTTGCTAGACTTAGTTCCTTTTATTATTTCTGGTTCTCATTGCATTATTTGCTTTTATTTGTGGCAGAGGTTGTTTAAATCACCAAACTCAGCTCTCAACAAGGCGAGGACGCTGTTCTTGAACAAGCAGAGGATGTTAGCTAAG AATATGAACGATGGGCATTACGCTGCGATGGTGGAGAATGAATGA
- the LOC106389648 gene encoding interferon-related developmental regulator 1 isoform X2 — protein sequence MGKKTQRKNARMDLLDSDDDTSSISSSSTMQSERPGMDEVQVHKDVMLDQSLDALYEQRSSTREQALASILNAFNSDLQHEFVEKKFATLLHQCLHCIKKGSIKETSLASHVIGLLALTVGLGDQAQEILEESVTPLSQALKSGREALKITSTLECLAVITFVGGANPEQTERSMQIIWQMIHPKLGSNVVATKPSPAVITTLVSSWAFLLTTVDRWTLGPKLWQEIVTYLSSLLEKDDRSVRIAAGEALALIFELRTLEKFAAEAKGSTANGSVKEGSVSQEALMNMHGVKSKVTNQVRDLAAEAGGKGSAKKDLNTQRSLFKDLVEFLENGVAPETSTKVGGDSLQTSTWYQMIQLNFLKHFLGGGFIKHMQENEFLHDVFSFTPKKIGGHSTMSSEEKRLFKSPNSALNKARTLFLNKQRMLAKNMNDGHYAAMVENE from the exons ATGGGCAAAA AAACTCAGCGTAAGAACGCTCGGATGGATTTGCTTGATAGTGATGATGATACGAGTAGTATAAGCTCTTCCTCCACCATGCAATCTGAGCGACCCGGCATGGATGAAGTTCAGGTTCACAAAGATGTTATGTTGGATCAATCCCTTGATGCTCTCTATGAGCAAAG GAGTTCAACGAGAGAGCAAGCTTTGGCCTCCATTTTGAACGCATTCAACAGCGACTTGCAGCATGAGTTTGTCGAAAAGAA atttgcCACTTTGTTGCATCAGTGTTTACACTGCATCAAGAAAGGGTCCATTAAGGAGACCTCGTTAGCATCACATGTTATTG GGTTGCTAGCATTGACTGTTGGACTCGGGGATCAAGCACAAGAGATTCTGGAAGAATCTGTCACACCTCTTTCTCAGGCCCTTAAATCGGGCCGTGAAGCCTTGAAAATAACCTCG ACTCTTGAGTGTTTAGCAGTCATAACCTTTGTTGGCGGGGCCAATCCAGAGCAAACCGAGAGATCTATGCAGATTATATGGCAAATGATTCACCCCAAACTGGGTTCTAAT GTTGTTGCAACAAAACCTTCACCTGCTGTGATAACTACTCTTGTCTCTTCCTGGGCGTTTTTGCTCACAACAGTTGATCGATGGACTCTAGGTCCCAAACTTTGGCAAGA GATCGTAACTTATCTCTCCTCACTGTTGGAGAAGGATGACCGATCTGTACGTATAGCTGCTGGTGAAGCGCTTGCTCTTATATTTGAGTTGCGAACTCTAGAGAAGTTTGCTGCGGAAGCCAAAGGGTCTACTGCTAATGGATCAGTGAAAGAAGGAAGCGTGTCTCAGGAGGCATTGATGAACATGCATGGTGTGAAATCTAAAGTCACTAACCAAGTTAGAGACCTCGCTGCGGAAGCAGGTGGTAAAGGTTCTGCCAAGAAAGATCTCAACACGCAACGAAGTTTGTTCAAAGATCTCGTTGAGTTTCTTGAG AATGGAGTCGCACCTGAAACCTCTACAAAGGTTGGTGGGGACTCTTTACAGACGTCAACGTGGTATCAGATGATACAG TTGAATTTTTTGAAGCATTTCCTTGGGGGTGGCTTTATCAAGCATATGCag GAGAATGAGTTCCTACATGATGTATTTAGTTTCACTCCAAAGAAAATTGGTGGACATTCCACTATGTCTAGTGAAGAAAAG AGGTTGTTTAAATCACCAAACTCAGCTCTCAACAAGGCGAGGACGCTGTTCTTGAACAAGCAGAGGATGTTAGCTAAG AATATGAACGATGGGCATTACGCTGCGATGGTGGAGAATGAATGA